One part of the Triplophysa rosa linkage group LG5, Trosa_1v2, whole genome shotgun sequence genome encodes these proteins:
- the lpin2 gene encoding phosphatidate phosphatase LPIN2 isoform X3 has product MNYVGQLAGQVLVTMKELYKGINQATLSGCIDVVMVRQKDGSYQCSPFHVRFGKLGVLRSKEKVIDIEINGEPVDLHMKLGDNGEAFFVQETEEKNEIVPAHLVTSPIPTDAHLFWIGGDHRQSQNLDDDPLDPEDPPEPSVSSTGAAKKKKRRRKKHKGDPRREELTPPVAISSTASTDDIFEMDLSSDEEVNTRSSSISTVRDIDPKLPTVCHSLDNYPYSDGDWSPSDSHVMAFSPKSDSELVVRPSECLLKMESHMQWTWGELPESTRVSKKKIELPKTVTIMPSENTHFRVILSSEAMERDDRGPASGASDCTIVKPEPRTPVTPKTPTESELEMVPSAVMTSTPSDSPPAGSAVPIGGEVGDAAPKTDSPSKKKGVPKRSQHQGPEDIYLDDLNVLEPDVAARYFPKSESDPSSKHWMDSGMHSGSQSPQSVGSAAADSGTECLSDSASDLPDVTLSLCGGLGENGEISKEKFMEHIITYHEFAENPAIIDNPNLVVKIGNRYYNWTLASPLILSLQAFQKNLPKATEEAWVKERMPKKSGRWWFWRKRADSTNKQSESTEKLEIKQSQLEERSSSLSLESHARKVDTRDSSSDEEGKEVSAAASSMECKVQSEPHGHTSTHAYRKSLRLSSDQIASLKLKEGPNDVTFSITTQYQGTCRCEGTIYLWNWNDKVIISDIDGTITKSDVFGQILPQFGKDWTHQGIAKLYHSVAENGYKFLYCSARAIGMADMTRGYLQWVNDGGIILPRGPLMLSPSSLFSAFHREVIEKKPELFKIECLTDIKNLFFPNKHPFYAAFGNRTNDVFAYKEVGVPLCRIFTVNPKGELIQEQTKGNKSSYSRLSELVDHVFPLLSKEQSSAFNFPEFSTFCFWRQPIAEIRPEDLIL; this is encoded by the exons ATGAATTACGTGGGGCAGCTGGCAGGCCAGGTGCTGGTGACTATGAAGGAGCTGTATAAGGGCATTAATCAGGCCACGCTCTCAGGCTGCATCGATGTAGTGATGGTCCGCCAGAAGGACGGCTCCTATCAGTGCTCTCCTTTCCACGTCCGCTTTGGCAAACTAGGTGTGCTACGCTCCAAAGAGAAAGTG ATTGACATAGAGATCAATGGGGAGCCTGTGGATCTTCACATGAAGCTTGGAGATAATGGAGAAGCCTTCTTTGTGCAGGAAACCGAGGAGAAGAAT GAGATTGTTCCAGCTCATCTGGTCACCTCACCCATCCCCACTGATGCTCACCTGTTTTGGATCGGAGGTGATCACAGGCAAAGTCAGAACCTGGATGACGACCCACTGGACCCTGAGGATCCTCCAGAGCCCTCTGTTTCCAGCACAGGGGCTGCTAAAAAGAAGAAGAGGCGGAGGAAGAAGCACAAAGGCGATCCGCGGCGTGAGGAGCTGACCCCTCCTGTTGCCATCAGCTCCACTGCGTCGACAGACGACATCTTTGAGATGGACCTGAGTTCTGATGAGGAAGTCAACACCAG ATCATCTTCAATCAGTACAGTTCGAGACATTGATCCCAAGTTACCAACAGTATGTCATTCTTTGGACAACTACCCTTATTCTGATGGTGACTGGTCTCCTTCAGATAG TCATGTCATGGCCTTTTCTCCAAAGAGTGACTCTGAGCTGGTGGTTCGGCCCTCAGAGTGTCTGCTTAAAATGGAGTCACACATGCAGTGGACGTGGGGAGAGTTGCCAGAATCTACCAGG GTTTCTAAGAAGAAGATAGAGCTGCCGAAGACCGTGACCATAATGCCTTCAGAGAACACTCACTTCAGAGTCATCCTGAGCTCTGAGGCCATGGAGAGAGATGACAGAGGACCAGCCTCAGGGGCTTCTGACTGTACCATAGTTAAACCTGAACCCCGCACCCCTGTGACTCCCAAAACTCCCACAGAGTCAGAGTTGGAGATGGTGCCCAGCGCAGTGATGACCTCCACTCCTTCAGACAGCCCTCCTGCCGGCTCTGCTGTTCCTATAGGTGGAGAGGTGGGAGATGCTGCTCCCAAGACTGACTCACCCTCCAAGAAAAAAG GCGTCCCAAAAAGGAGTCAGCACCAGGGCCCTGAGGACATCTACCTGGATGACCTCAATGTGCTGGAGCCCGATGTTGCTGCTCGCTATTTCCCTAAGAG TGAGTCTGACCCCAGCTCCAAGCACTGGATGGATTCTGGGATGCACTCAGGCTCTCAGTCGCCGCAGTCTGTCGGCAGTGCTGCGGCTGACAGTGGCACTGAATGCCTGTCTGATTCTGCCAGTGATCTCCCTGATGTCACTCTGTCTCTGTGTGGAGGACTCGGTGAGAACGGAGAGATTTCCAAAG AAAAATTTATGGAGCACATCATCACGTATCATGAGTTCGCTGAGAATCCAGCTATCATAGACAATCCCAATCTGGTTGTAAAAATAGGAAACAG GTATTACAATTGGACACTGGCTTCCCCTTTGATCTTAAGTTTGCAGGCATTTCAGAAGAATCTACCCAAG GCTACAGAGGAAGCGTGGGTAAAAGAGAGGATGCCAAAGAAATCCGGCCGCTGGTGGTTCTGGAGGAAAAGAGCAGACAGCACTAATAAACAG TCGGAAAGCACCGAAAAGTTGGAAATAAAACAGTCCCAACTGGAGGAACGCAGCTCGTCTTTGTCATTGGAAAGCCATGCCCGCAA AGTGGACACCAGGGATTCGTCCAGCGATGAGGAGGGGAAGGAGGTGAGCGCTGCCGCATCATCCATGGAGTGTAAGGTCCAGTCTGAACCCCACGGCCACACCTCAACTCACGCTTACCGCAAGTCCCTGCGCCTCTCCTCTGACCAGATT GCTAGTCTGAAATTAAAGGAAGGGCCCAATGATGTCACGTTCAGCATCACAACACAGTACCAGGGCACGTGCCGCTGCGAAGGCACCATCTACCTTTGGAATTGGAATGATAAAGTCATCATCTCAGACATCGATGGAACCATCACCAA ATCAGATGTTTTTGGACAGATTTTGCCTCAGTTTGGGAAGGACTGGACGCATCAGGGCATTGCAAAACTGTATCACTCTGTGGCTGA AAATGGATATAAGTTCTTGTACTGCTCAGCCAGGGCAATTGGCATGGCAGACATGACACGAGGGTATCTGCAGTGGGTAAATGACGGCGGTATCATCCTGCCCCGTGGACCCCTCATGCTCTctcccagcagcctcttctctgCATTTCACAG GGAGGTGATCGAGAAGAAGCCGGAACTCTTCAAAATCGAATGTCTTACTGACATCAAGAACCTTTTCTTTCCCAACAAACATCCCTTTTACGCCGCATTTGGAAACCGAACAAAT GACGTCTTTGCCTATAAAGAGGTCGGAGTGCCACTCTGCCGGATCTTTACAGTCAACCCCAAAGGAGAGCTGATACAGGAACAAACCAAGGGCAACAAGTCTTC gTACAGCAGGTTGAGTGAGCTGGTGGATCATGTCTTTCCCTTGCTGAGTAAAGAACAAAGCTCGGCTTTCAATTTCCCAGAATTCAGTACCTTCTGTTTCTGGCGTCAGCCCATCGCTGAAATCCGTCCTGAGGACCTGATTTTATAG
- the lpin2 gene encoding phosphatidate phosphatase LPIN2 isoform X2: MTDTMNYVGQLAGQVLVTMKELYKGINQATLSGCIDVVMVRQKDGSYQCSPFHVRFGKLGVLRSKEKVIDIEINGEPVDLHMKLGDNGEAFFVQETEEKNEIVPAHLVTSPIPTDAHLFWIGGDHRQSQNLDDDPLDPEDPPEPSVSSTGAAKKKKRRRKKHKGDPRREELTPPVAISSTASTDDIFEMDLSSDEEVNTRSSSISTVRDIDPKLPTVCHSLDNYPYSDGDWSPSDSHVMAFSPKSDSELVVRPSECLLKMESHMQWTWGELPESTRVSKKKIELPKTVTIMPSENTHFRVILSSEAMERDDRGPASGASDCTIVKPEPRTPVTPKTPTESELEMVPSAVMTSTPSDSPPAGSAVPIGGEVGDAAPKTDSPSKKKGVPKRSQHQGPEDIYLDDLNVLEPDVAARYFPKSESDPSSKHWMDSGMHSGSQSPQSVGSAAADSGTECLSDSASDLPDVTLSLCGGLGENGEISKEKFMEHIITYHEFAENPAIIDNPNLVVKIGNRYYNWTLASPLILSLQAFQKNLPKATEEAWVKERMPKKSGRWWFWRKRADSTNKQSESTEKLEIKQSQLEERSSSLSLESHARKVDTRDSSSDEEGKEVSAAASSMECKVQSEPHGHTSTHAYRKSLRLSSDQIASLKLKEGPNDVTFSITTQYQGTCRCEGTIYLWNWNDKVIISDIDGTITKSDVFGQILPQFGKDWTHQGIAKLYHSVAENGYKFLYCSARAIGMADMTRGYLQWVNDGGIILPRGPLMLSPSSLFSAFHREVIEKKPELFKIECLTDIKNLFFPNKHPFYAAFGNRTNDVFAYKEVGVPLCRIFTVNPKGELIQEQTKGNKSSYSRLSELVDHVFPLLSKEQSSAFNFPEFSTFCFWRQPIAEIRPEDLIL; this comes from the exons ATG ACTGACACCATGAATTACGTGGGGCAGCTGGCAGGCCAGGTGCTGGTGACTATGAAGGAGCTGTATAAGGGCATTAATCAGGCCACGCTCTCAGGCTGCATCGATGTAGTGATGGTCCGCCAGAAGGACGGCTCCTATCAGTGCTCTCCTTTCCACGTCCGCTTTGGCAAACTAGGTGTGCTACGCTCCAAAGAGAAAGTG ATTGACATAGAGATCAATGGGGAGCCTGTGGATCTTCACATGAAGCTTGGAGATAATGGAGAAGCCTTCTTTGTGCAGGAAACCGAGGAGAAGAAT GAGATTGTTCCAGCTCATCTGGTCACCTCACCCATCCCCACTGATGCTCACCTGTTTTGGATCGGAGGTGATCACAGGCAAAGTCAGAACCTGGATGACGACCCACTGGACCCTGAGGATCCTCCAGAGCCCTCTGTTTCCAGCACAGGGGCTGCTAAAAAGAAGAAGAGGCGGAGGAAGAAGCACAAAGGCGATCCGCGGCGTGAGGAGCTGACCCCTCCTGTTGCCATCAGCTCCACTGCGTCGACAGACGACATCTTTGAGATGGACCTGAGTTCTGATGAGGAAGTCAACACCAG ATCATCTTCAATCAGTACAGTTCGAGACATTGATCCCAAGTTACCAACAGTATGTCATTCTTTGGACAACTACCCTTATTCTGATGGTGACTGGTCTCCTTCAGATAG TCATGTCATGGCCTTTTCTCCAAAGAGTGACTCTGAGCTGGTGGTTCGGCCCTCAGAGTGTCTGCTTAAAATGGAGTCACACATGCAGTGGACGTGGGGAGAGTTGCCAGAATCTACCAGG GTTTCTAAGAAGAAGATAGAGCTGCCGAAGACCGTGACCATAATGCCTTCAGAGAACACTCACTTCAGAGTCATCCTGAGCTCTGAGGCCATGGAGAGAGATGACAGAGGACCAGCCTCAGGGGCTTCTGACTGTACCATAGTTAAACCTGAACCCCGCACCCCTGTGACTCCCAAAACTCCCACAGAGTCAGAGTTGGAGATGGTGCCCAGCGCAGTGATGACCTCCACTCCTTCAGACAGCCCTCCTGCCGGCTCTGCTGTTCCTATAGGTGGAGAGGTGGGAGATGCTGCTCCCAAGACTGACTCACCCTCCAAGAAAAAAG GCGTCCCAAAAAGGAGTCAGCACCAGGGCCCTGAGGACATCTACCTGGATGACCTCAATGTGCTGGAGCCCGATGTTGCTGCTCGCTATTTCCCTAAGAG TGAGTCTGACCCCAGCTCCAAGCACTGGATGGATTCTGGGATGCACTCAGGCTCTCAGTCGCCGCAGTCTGTCGGCAGTGCTGCGGCTGACAGTGGCACTGAATGCCTGTCTGATTCTGCCAGTGATCTCCCTGATGTCACTCTGTCTCTGTGTGGAGGACTCGGTGAGAACGGAGAGATTTCCAAAG AAAAATTTATGGAGCACATCATCACGTATCATGAGTTCGCTGAGAATCCAGCTATCATAGACAATCCCAATCTGGTTGTAAAAATAGGAAACAG GTATTACAATTGGACACTGGCTTCCCCTTTGATCTTAAGTTTGCAGGCATTTCAGAAGAATCTACCCAAG GCTACAGAGGAAGCGTGGGTAAAAGAGAGGATGCCAAAGAAATCCGGCCGCTGGTGGTTCTGGAGGAAAAGAGCAGACAGCACTAATAAACAG TCGGAAAGCACCGAAAAGTTGGAAATAAAACAGTCCCAACTGGAGGAACGCAGCTCGTCTTTGTCATTGGAAAGCCATGCCCGCAA AGTGGACACCAGGGATTCGTCCAGCGATGAGGAGGGGAAGGAGGTGAGCGCTGCCGCATCATCCATGGAGTGTAAGGTCCAGTCTGAACCCCACGGCCACACCTCAACTCACGCTTACCGCAAGTCCCTGCGCCTCTCCTCTGACCAGATT GCTAGTCTGAAATTAAAGGAAGGGCCCAATGATGTCACGTTCAGCATCACAACACAGTACCAGGGCACGTGCCGCTGCGAAGGCACCATCTACCTTTGGAATTGGAATGATAAAGTCATCATCTCAGACATCGATGGAACCATCACCAA ATCAGATGTTTTTGGACAGATTTTGCCTCAGTTTGGGAAGGACTGGACGCATCAGGGCATTGCAAAACTGTATCACTCTGTGGCTGA AAATGGATATAAGTTCTTGTACTGCTCAGCCAGGGCAATTGGCATGGCAGACATGACACGAGGGTATCTGCAGTGGGTAAATGACGGCGGTATCATCCTGCCCCGTGGACCCCTCATGCTCTctcccagcagcctcttctctgCATTTCACAG GGAGGTGATCGAGAAGAAGCCGGAACTCTTCAAAATCGAATGTCTTACTGACATCAAGAACCTTTTCTTTCCCAACAAACATCCCTTTTACGCCGCATTTGGAAACCGAACAAAT GACGTCTTTGCCTATAAAGAGGTCGGAGTGCCACTCTGCCGGATCTTTACAGTCAACCCCAAAGGAGAGCTGATACAGGAACAAACCAAGGGCAACAAGTCTTC gTACAGCAGGTTGAGTGAGCTGGTGGATCATGTCTTTCCCTTGCTGAGTAAAGAACAAAGCTCGGCTTTCAATTTCCCAGAATTCAGTACCTTCTGTTTCTGGCGTCAGCCCATCGCTGAAATCCGTCCTGAGGACCTGATTTTATAG
- the lpin2 gene encoding phosphatidate phosphatase LPIN2 isoform X1: MKRLRPEAELEPSGSCTEEDNSEQDESSSLRASWSWTDTMNYVGQLAGQVLVTMKELYKGINQATLSGCIDVVMVRQKDGSYQCSPFHVRFGKLGVLRSKEKVIDIEINGEPVDLHMKLGDNGEAFFVQETEEKNEIVPAHLVTSPIPTDAHLFWIGGDHRQSQNLDDDPLDPEDPPEPSVSSTGAAKKKKRRRKKHKGDPRREELTPPVAISSTASTDDIFEMDLSSDEEVNTRSSSISTVRDIDPKLPTVCHSLDNYPYSDGDWSPSDSHVMAFSPKSDSELVVRPSECLLKMESHMQWTWGELPESTRVSKKKIELPKTVTIMPSENTHFRVILSSEAMERDDRGPASGASDCTIVKPEPRTPVTPKTPTESELEMVPSAVMTSTPSDSPPAGSAVPIGGEVGDAAPKTDSPSKKKGVPKRSQHQGPEDIYLDDLNVLEPDVAARYFPKSESDPSSKHWMDSGMHSGSQSPQSVGSAAADSGTECLSDSASDLPDVTLSLCGGLGENGEISKEKFMEHIITYHEFAENPAIIDNPNLVVKIGNRYYNWTLASPLILSLQAFQKNLPKATEEAWVKERMPKKSGRWWFWRKRADSTNKQSESTEKLEIKQSQLEERSSSLSLESHARKVDTRDSSSDEEGKEVSAAASSMECKVQSEPHGHTSTHAYRKSLRLSSDQIASLKLKEGPNDVTFSITTQYQGTCRCEGTIYLWNWNDKVIISDIDGTITKSDVFGQILPQFGKDWTHQGIAKLYHSVAENGYKFLYCSARAIGMADMTRGYLQWVNDGGIILPRGPLMLSPSSLFSAFHREVIEKKPELFKIECLTDIKNLFFPNKHPFYAAFGNRTNDVFAYKEVGVPLCRIFTVNPKGELIQEQTKGNKSSYSRLSELVDHVFPLLSKEQSSAFNFPEFSTFCFWRQPIAEIRPEDLIL, encoded by the exons ATGAAAAGACTTCGTCCTGAGGCAGAACTAGAACCCTCTGGCAGCTGCACTGAGGAGGACAATAGTGAACAAGATGAGTCCTCATCCCTTAGGGCGTCATGGTCCTGG ACTGACACCATGAATTACGTGGGGCAGCTGGCAGGCCAGGTGCTGGTGACTATGAAGGAGCTGTATAAGGGCATTAATCAGGCCACGCTCTCAGGCTGCATCGATGTAGTGATGGTCCGCCAGAAGGACGGCTCCTATCAGTGCTCTCCTTTCCACGTCCGCTTTGGCAAACTAGGTGTGCTACGCTCCAAAGAGAAAGTG ATTGACATAGAGATCAATGGGGAGCCTGTGGATCTTCACATGAAGCTTGGAGATAATGGAGAAGCCTTCTTTGTGCAGGAAACCGAGGAGAAGAAT GAGATTGTTCCAGCTCATCTGGTCACCTCACCCATCCCCACTGATGCTCACCTGTTTTGGATCGGAGGTGATCACAGGCAAAGTCAGAACCTGGATGACGACCCACTGGACCCTGAGGATCCTCCAGAGCCCTCTGTTTCCAGCACAGGGGCTGCTAAAAAGAAGAAGAGGCGGAGGAAGAAGCACAAAGGCGATCCGCGGCGTGAGGAGCTGACCCCTCCTGTTGCCATCAGCTCCACTGCGTCGACAGACGACATCTTTGAGATGGACCTGAGTTCTGATGAGGAAGTCAACACCAG ATCATCTTCAATCAGTACAGTTCGAGACATTGATCCCAAGTTACCAACAGTATGTCATTCTTTGGACAACTACCCTTATTCTGATGGTGACTGGTCTCCTTCAGATAG TCATGTCATGGCCTTTTCTCCAAAGAGTGACTCTGAGCTGGTGGTTCGGCCCTCAGAGTGTCTGCTTAAAATGGAGTCACACATGCAGTGGACGTGGGGAGAGTTGCCAGAATCTACCAGG GTTTCTAAGAAGAAGATAGAGCTGCCGAAGACCGTGACCATAATGCCTTCAGAGAACACTCACTTCAGAGTCATCCTGAGCTCTGAGGCCATGGAGAGAGATGACAGAGGACCAGCCTCAGGGGCTTCTGACTGTACCATAGTTAAACCTGAACCCCGCACCCCTGTGACTCCCAAAACTCCCACAGAGTCAGAGTTGGAGATGGTGCCCAGCGCAGTGATGACCTCCACTCCTTCAGACAGCCCTCCTGCCGGCTCTGCTGTTCCTATAGGTGGAGAGGTGGGAGATGCTGCTCCCAAGACTGACTCACCCTCCAAGAAAAAAG GCGTCCCAAAAAGGAGTCAGCACCAGGGCCCTGAGGACATCTACCTGGATGACCTCAATGTGCTGGAGCCCGATGTTGCTGCTCGCTATTTCCCTAAGAG TGAGTCTGACCCCAGCTCCAAGCACTGGATGGATTCTGGGATGCACTCAGGCTCTCAGTCGCCGCAGTCTGTCGGCAGTGCTGCGGCTGACAGTGGCACTGAATGCCTGTCTGATTCTGCCAGTGATCTCCCTGATGTCACTCTGTCTCTGTGTGGAGGACTCGGTGAGAACGGAGAGATTTCCAAAG AAAAATTTATGGAGCACATCATCACGTATCATGAGTTCGCTGAGAATCCAGCTATCATAGACAATCCCAATCTGGTTGTAAAAATAGGAAACAG GTATTACAATTGGACACTGGCTTCCCCTTTGATCTTAAGTTTGCAGGCATTTCAGAAGAATCTACCCAAG GCTACAGAGGAAGCGTGGGTAAAAGAGAGGATGCCAAAGAAATCCGGCCGCTGGTGGTTCTGGAGGAAAAGAGCAGACAGCACTAATAAACAG TCGGAAAGCACCGAAAAGTTGGAAATAAAACAGTCCCAACTGGAGGAACGCAGCTCGTCTTTGTCATTGGAAAGCCATGCCCGCAA AGTGGACACCAGGGATTCGTCCAGCGATGAGGAGGGGAAGGAGGTGAGCGCTGCCGCATCATCCATGGAGTGTAAGGTCCAGTCTGAACCCCACGGCCACACCTCAACTCACGCTTACCGCAAGTCCCTGCGCCTCTCCTCTGACCAGATT GCTAGTCTGAAATTAAAGGAAGGGCCCAATGATGTCACGTTCAGCATCACAACACAGTACCAGGGCACGTGCCGCTGCGAAGGCACCATCTACCTTTGGAATTGGAATGATAAAGTCATCATCTCAGACATCGATGGAACCATCACCAA ATCAGATGTTTTTGGACAGATTTTGCCTCAGTTTGGGAAGGACTGGACGCATCAGGGCATTGCAAAACTGTATCACTCTGTGGCTGA AAATGGATATAAGTTCTTGTACTGCTCAGCCAGGGCAATTGGCATGGCAGACATGACACGAGGGTATCTGCAGTGGGTAAATGACGGCGGTATCATCCTGCCCCGTGGACCCCTCATGCTCTctcccagcagcctcttctctgCATTTCACAG GGAGGTGATCGAGAAGAAGCCGGAACTCTTCAAAATCGAATGTCTTACTGACATCAAGAACCTTTTCTTTCCCAACAAACATCCCTTTTACGCCGCATTTGGAAACCGAACAAAT GACGTCTTTGCCTATAAAGAGGTCGGAGTGCCACTCTGCCGGATCTTTACAGTCAACCCCAAAGGAGAGCTGATACAGGAACAAACCAAGGGCAACAAGTCTTC gTACAGCAGGTTGAGTGAGCTGGTGGATCATGTCTTTCCCTTGCTGAGTAAAGAACAAAGCTCGGCTTTCAATTTCCCAGAATTCAGTACCTTCTGTTTCTGGCGTCAGCCCATCGCTGAAATCCGTCCTGAGGACCTGATTTTATAG
- the lpin2 gene encoding phosphatidate phosphatase LPIN2 isoform X4, which yields MKLGDNGEAFFVQETEEKNEIVPAHLVTSPIPTDAHLFWIGGDHRQSQNLDDDPLDPEDPPEPSVSSTGAAKKKKRRRKKHKGDPRREELTPPVAISSTASTDDIFEMDLSSDEEVNTRSSSISTVRDIDPKLPTVCHSLDNYPYSDGDWSPSDSHVMAFSPKSDSELVVRPSECLLKMESHMQWTWGELPESTRVSKKKIELPKTVTIMPSENTHFRVILSSEAMERDDRGPASGASDCTIVKPEPRTPVTPKTPTESELEMVPSAVMTSTPSDSPPAGSAVPIGGEVGDAAPKTDSPSKKKGVPKRSQHQGPEDIYLDDLNVLEPDVAARYFPKSESDPSSKHWMDSGMHSGSQSPQSVGSAAADSGTECLSDSASDLPDVTLSLCGGLGENGEISKEKFMEHIITYHEFAENPAIIDNPNLVVKIGNRYYNWTLASPLILSLQAFQKNLPKATEEAWVKERMPKKSGRWWFWRKRADSTNKQSESTEKLEIKQSQLEERSSSLSLESHARKVDTRDSSSDEEGKEVSAAASSMECKVQSEPHGHTSTHAYRKSLRLSSDQIASLKLKEGPNDVTFSITTQYQGTCRCEGTIYLWNWNDKVIISDIDGTITKSDVFGQILPQFGKDWTHQGIAKLYHSVAENGYKFLYCSARAIGMADMTRGYLQWVNDGGIILPRGPLMLSPSSLFSAFHREVIEKKPELFKIECLTDIKNLFFPNKHPFYAAFGNRTNDVFAYKEVGVPLCRIFTVNPKGELIQEQTKGNKSSYSRLSELVDHVFPLLSKEQSSAFNFPEFSTFCFWRQPIAEIRPEDLIL from the exons ATGAAGCTTGGAGATAATGGAGAAGCCTTCTTTGTGCAGGAAACCGAGGAGAAGAAT GAGATTGTTCCAGCTCATCTGGTCACCTCACCCATCCCCACTGATGCTCACCTGTTTTGGATCGGAGGTGATCACAGGCAAAGTCAGAACCTGGATGACGACCCACTGGACCCTGAGGATCCTCCAGAGCCCTCTGTTTCCAGCACAGGGGCTGCTAAAAAGAAGAAGAGGCGGAGGAAGAAGCACAAAGGCGATCCGCGGCGTGAGGAGCTGACCCCTCCTGTTGCCATCAGCTCCACTGCGTCGACAGACGACATCTTTGAGATGGACCTGAGTTCTGATGAGGAAGTCAACACCAG ATCATCTTCAATCAGTACAGTTCGAGACATTGATCCCAAGTTACCAACAGTATGTCATTCTTTGGACAACTACCCTTATTCTGATGGTGACTGGTCTCCTTCAGATAG TCATGTCATGGCCTTTTCTCCAAAGAGTGACTCTGAGCTGGTGGTTCGGCCCTCAGAGTGTCTGCTTAAAATGGAGTCACACATGCAGTGGACGTGGGGAGAGTTGCCAGAATCTACCAGG GTTTCTAAGAAGAAGATAGAGCTGCCGAAGACCGTGACCATAATGCCTTCAGAGAACACTCACTTCAGAGTCATCCTGAGCTCTGAGGCCATGGAGAGAGATGACAGAGGACCAGCCTCAGGGGCTTCTGACTGTACCATAGTTAAACCTGAACCCCGCACCCCTGTGACTCCCAAAACTCCCACAGAGTCAGAGTTGGAGATGGTGCCCAGCGCAGTGATGACCTCCACTCCTTCAGACAGCCCTCCTGCCGGCTCTGCTGTTCCTATAGGTGGAGAGGTGGGAGATGCTGCTCCCAAGACTGACTCACCCTCCAAGAAAAAAG GCGTCCCAAAAAGGAGTCAGCACCAGGGCCCTGAGGACATCTACCTGGATGACCTCAATGTGCTGGAGCCCGATGTTGCTGCTCGCTATTTCCCTAAGAG TGAGTCTGACCCCAGCTCCAAGCACTGGATGGATTCTGGGATGCACTCAGGCTCTCAGTCGCCGCAGTCTGTCGGCAGTGCTGCGGCTGACAGTGGCACTGAATGCCTGTCTGATTCTGCCAGTGATCTCCCTGATGTCACTCTGTCTCTGTGTGGAGGACTCGGTGAGAACGGAGAGATTTCCAAAG AAAAATTTATGGAGCACATCATCACGTATCATGAGTTCGCTGAGAATCCAGCTATCATAGACAATCCCAATCTGGTTGTAAAAATAGGAAACAG GTATTACAATTGGACACTGGCTTCCCCTTTGATCTTAAGTTTGCAGGCATTTCAGAAGAATCTACCCAAG GCTACAGAGGAAGCGTGGGTAAAAGAGAGGATGCCAAAGAAATCCGGCCGCTGGTGGTTCTGGAGGAAAAGAGCAGACAGCACTAATAAACAG TCGGAAAGCACCGAAAAGTTGGAAATAAAACAGTCCCAACTGGAGGAACGCAGCTCGTCTTTGTCATTGGAAAGCCATGCCCGCAA AGTGGACACCAGGGATTCGTCCAGCGATGAGGAGGGGAAGGAGGTGAGCGCTGCCGCATCATCCATGGAGTGTAAGGTCCAGTCTGAACCCCACGGCCACACCTCAACTCACGCTTACCGCAAGTCCCTGCGCCTCTCCTCTGACCAGATT GCTAGTCTGAAATTAAAGGAAGGGCCCAATGATGTCACGTTCAGCATCACAACACAGTACCAGGGCACGTGCCGCTGCGAAGGCACCATCTACCTTTGGAATTGGAATGATAAAGTCATCATCTCAGACATCGATGGAACCATCACCAA ATCAGATGTTTTTGGACAGATTTTGCCTCAGTTTGGGAAGGACTGGACGCATCAGGGCATTGCAAAACTGTATCACTCTGTGGCTGA AAATGGATATAAGTTCTTGTACTGCTCAGCCAGGGCAATTGGCATGGCAGACATGACACGAGGGTATCTGCAGTGGGTAAATGACGGCGGTATCATCCTGCCCCGTGGACCCCTCATGCTCTctcccagcagcctcttctctgCATTTCACAG GGAGGTGATCGAGAAGAAGCCGGAACTCTTCAAAATCGAATGTCTTACTGACATCAAGAACCTTTTCTTTCCCAACAAACATCCCTTTTACGCCGCATTTGGAAACCGAACAAAT GACGTCTTTGCCTATAAAGAGGTCGGAGTGCCACTCTGCCGGATCTTTACAGTCAACCCCAAAGGAGAGCTGATACAGGAACAAACCAAGGGCAACAAGTCTTC gTACAGCAGGTTGAGTGAGCTGGTGGATCATGTCTTTCCCTTGCTGAGTAAAGAACAAAGCTCGGCTTTCAATTTCCCAGAATTCAGTACCTTCTGTTTCTGGCGTCAGCCCATCGCTGAAATCCGTCCTGAGGACCTGATTTTATAG